From the Vallicoccus soli genome, the window GGCCCTGCACGCCGGGCGGGACGGCCCAGGCGGGCGCGTCGGGGGCCGGCTCGGGCGCCTCCGCGACCGCGTGCGCGCGCAGCAGCGCCTCGGCGCGCTCGACGTCGACCTCGAGGTCGTCGAGCGCCTCGACCCAGGCGGCCCGGAAGGCGTCCGCGCTCTCGCGGCCCACCTCAGGCCTGCGGGGCGGTGCGGGCGGCCTCGTGCCAGGCGTCGCGCAGCGGGGCGACGATCCCCCGGCAGCCCGCCGTGACGCCGGGGTCGCCGGTGACGTTGGCGCGCACGAGCTCGGAGTGCAGGAAGCCGTAGAGCGCCGAGAGGCCCGGCCCGCCCTCCCACAGGTCGACCTTGAGCGAGCTGCGCAGCTCGAGCACGATCTCCTGGGCGTGCAGCAGCTGGCGGCCCGCCTCGACCCGGTCGCCGCGCTGCTGCGCGGCCTCGGCGCGGTCGACGTCGAGCAGCAGGCGGTCGTAGAGCATCGTCAGCAGGCGCGCCGGCGACGCGGTCGCCAGGCTGTCCTCGACGAAGCGGGCGCGGTACGCGGAGTACGCGGCGGCGGACATGGTGGGGCTCTCCCGGAGGGGTCAGGGGGCGGTGCGGCGGGGGTGGCGTCAGCCGAGCGAGTTCAGCTGGCCGGCGAGCCAGCTCGACTGGCTCTGCATCGACTGCAGCGCCGTCTCCATCGCCGTGAACTGCTTCTGCAGCGCCGTCTGCCGCGCGGCCAGGCGCGTGTCCCAGGCGTCGATG encodes:
- the fliS gene encoding flagellar export chaperone FliS is translated as MSAAAYSAYRARFVEDSLATASPARLLTMLYDRLLLDVDRAEAAQQRGDRVEAGRQLLHAQEIVLELRSSLKVDLWEGGPGLSALYGFLHSELVRANVTGDPGVTAGCRGIVAPLRDAWHEAARTAPQA